The following proteins are encoded in a genomic region of Heliomicrobium gestii:
- a CDS encoding molybdopterin-containing oxidoreductase family protein, with protein sequence MGALRPGAVHGDGGLIANTGASRRPERGNRTIKGTALSACPLPCYDLCSFRVHLDGEQIVHIAGNPDHAVTKGFVCSRAKGLLERHYSPDRIVSPMRRQGSQWQRIPWDAALDEISRRFTGAIEQHGPASLLHIDGAGSVGVLKGLGRRFFNTLGGVTRLGGLAARDVGRAAMQADFGAAASPAWSDLTRAKTIFLWGRNPAATNLHLIPYLQEAREKGATIIAVNPVRLPLEGLIDEQAAIRPGADVLLALAMAYVILEERCWQGDFVSAHVNGFASYAEAVAHFSPEQTAEEIGVDAATIRRLANLYAKGRPAAIVLGAGLLRYRDGYLAVRAIDALAAITGQLGIAGGGIHLASEGHEIGRAITSEDEGAALTIAANELAEAILRRKAAPTTAEPAIEVAVIHGANPISQAPNMQRSIEAFQAIPFKVAIDFYLTDTSRLADILLPAATSFEESDLFLSPYNDYIHYQPAIAPPRGQVWPEYRIWAELARRMGVDGGDEGAFWAAGPEVWLEGLLAPYGVSLSDWAGGGPRPNPGLQVIPFREGRFATPSAKVELAGEGKFKPLLERRKVIPVHPGLEPQGDDRFRLIFAHRPGRHNSQLWEMEGDDAGLADLALHPDDLRGLNLRPGDDVIVETAWGSLPLSVRADEGMPSRCALLSGGKPLLDGGGVNLLTGAAIVNRAAGDTDSQVIAINETFCRLRKIALAEHIG encoded by the coding sequence GTGGGCGCTCTACGCCCAGGCGCTGTCCACGGGGACGGGGGCCTAATCGCAAACACCGGCGCGAGCCGGCGACCGGAGAGGGGGAACCGCACTATCAAAGGCACTGCACTATCGGCCTGTCCCTTGCCCTGTTACGACCTCTGTTCCTTTCGCGTCCATCTCGACGGCGAGCAGATCGTCCACATCGCCGGCAACCCGGACCATGCGGTGACGAAAGGTTTCGTTTGTTCCCGCGCCAAGGGGCTCTTGGAGCGTCATTACAGCCCCGACCGGATCGTCTCGCCCATGCGGCGCCAGGGCAGCCAGTGGCAGCGTATCCCCTGGGACGCGGCGCTCGATGAAATCAGCCGGCGGTTTACCGGCGCGATCGAACAGCACGGTCCCGCCTCGCTCCTGCATATCGACGGCGCCGGATCGGTGGGCGTCCTCAAGGGACTGGGCCGTCGCTTTTTTAACACCCTGGGCGGCGTCACCCGCCTGGGGGGCCTGGCCGCTCGCGATGTGGGCCGCGCCGCCATGCAGGCCGACTTCGGCGCGGCGGCCTCGCCGGCCTGGAGCGACCTGACGCGGGCGAAGACCATCTTCCTCTGGGGACGCAACCCCGCCGCGACGAACCTGCACCTGATCCCCTACCTGCAGGAAGCGCGGGAAAAGGGGGCCACGATCATCGCCGTCAACCCTGTTCGCCTGCCCTTGGAGGGCTTGATCGACGAGCAGGCGGCGATTCGACCGGGCGCTGATGTGTTGCTCGCCTTGGCCATGGCCTACGTCATCCTGGAAGAGCGTTGTTGGCAGGGCGACTTCGTGAGCGCCCATGTCAACGGGTTTGCCTCCTACGCGGAAGCGGTGGCTCACTTTTCGCCGGAGCAGACGGCCGAGGAGATCGGCGTCGATGCCGCCACCATCCGCCGCCTCGCCAATCTCTACGCCAAGGGGCGGCCGGCGGCGATCGTGCTCGGCGCCGGGCTGTTGCGCTACCGGGACGGCTATCTGGCCGTGCGCGCCATCGACGCACTGGCCGCCATCACCGGGCAACTGGGGATCGCCGGCGGGGGCATCCACCTGGCCAGCGAGGGCCATGAGATCGGCCGCGCCATCACCAGCGAGGACGAAGGGGCCGCCCTCACCATCGCCGCCAACGAACTGGCCGAGGCGATCCTGCGGCGAAAAGCCGCACCGACGACGGCAGAGCCGGCCATCGAGGTCGCCGTGATCCACGGCGCCAACCCGATCAGCCAGGCGCCGAACATGCAGCGCAGCATCGAAGCCTTTCAAGCCATCCCCTTCAAGGTGGCCATCGACTTTTATCTCACCGACACCAGCCGGCTCGCCGATATCCTGCTTCCGGCCGCCACCTCCTTTGAGGAAAGCGACCTCTTTCTCTCGCCCTACAACGATTACATTCACTATCAGCCGGCGATCGCGCCGCCGCGCGGACAGGTCTGGCCGGAATACCGCATCTGGGCGGAACTGGCCCGCCGGATGGGCGTCGACGGCGGTGATGAAGGAGCGTTTTGGGCGGCCGGGCCGGAAGTGTGGCTGGAGGGACTCCTGGCGCCCTACGGCGTGAGCTTGTCCGATTGGGCAGGCGGCGGACCTCGGCCCAACCCCGGCCTTCAGGTCATCCCTTTTCGGGAGGGCCGCTTTGCCACGCCTTCGGCCAAGGTGGAACTGGCCGGAGAAGGGAAGTTTAAACCGCTGCTTGAGCGGCGCAAGGTGATCCCCGTCCATCCGGGCCTTGAGCCCCAGGGCGATGACCGCTTCCGGCTCATCTTTGCCCATCGTCCCGGACGCCACAACTCCCAGTTGTGGGAGATGGAGGGCGACGATGCGGGGCTGGCCGACCTGGCGCTGCACCCGGATGACCTGCGGGGATTGAACCTCCGCCCTGGTGATGACGTGATCGTGGAAACAGCGTGGGGGAGCCTCCCCCTGTCGGTGCGCGCCGACGAGGGGATGCCCAGCCGGTGCGCCCTCCTATCGGGCGGCAAGCCCCTGCTTGACGGCGGCGGCGTCAACCTCCTGACCGGCGCCGCCATCGTCAATCGGGCCGCCGGCGACACCGATTCCCAGGTTATTGCCATCAATGAAACCTTTTGCCGGCTCCGAAAAATCGCCTTGGCGGAACACATCGGCTGA
- a CDS encoding M23 family metallopeptidase: MSRKDFLVDKLAWFQEKWTELRTKPFGDGTAQGNDSNRLNALRVKLDEMKLEIRSIDLQNWRESKGLIYIAQGAGVLLLVGAISAAAMTGTTSPVATAPTAAQAVTLAVKANGMVDACRIVVDGQPVMVVASRQEAEQMVKDAINFFSYGQIGQGVELIDVKVKQQIAYEDAEVPPEQVIPSDQAKKLLVEGKGEKIRYVVQKGDTLWSVATKNGMSWNELRKANAQLVNENKLKIGQEINLTRPVHYLNVVSTYKVVKEENVPYPTKVEKDTSLKVGAVKVKQEGVNGKKVATYIVSKENNYQFDEELKDEKTLQAPVQRIEARGDRVMVASRGGSSYSSAGASYSGGGSGTLSWPAGGRRITSPFGYRGREFHTGMDIDGETGDPVYSAADGVVTFAGWAGSYGKCILVDHGGVTTRYAHLSQLYVGEGQTVSRGANIGAIGATGRAYGSHLHFEVIDGGVKNPMAYLK, translated from the coding sequence ATGTCCAGGAAGGATTTCTTAGTGGACAAACTCGCCTGGTTCCAGGAAAAATGGACCGAATTGCGCACCAAGCCATTCGGCGATGGAACGGCTCAAGGAAATGACAGCAACCGCCTGAACGCGCTTCGTGTGAAACTAGACGAGATGAAACTGGAGATTCGCTCCATCGATCTCCAGAACTGGCGAGAGAGCAAGGGACTGATCTACATCGCCCAGGGGGCCGGCGTGCTCCTGCTGGTGGGCGCCATCTCCGCAGCGGCCATGACGGGAACAACGTCGCCGGTCGCCACGGCGCCGACGGCCGCCCAGGCGGTCACGCTGGCGGTGAAGGCCAACGGCATGGTGGATGCCTGCCGGATCGTCGTCGACGGTCAGCCGGTCATGGTGGTCGCCAGCCGCCAAGAAGCCGAACAAATGGTGAAAGACGCCATCAACTTCTTCTCCTACGGCCAAATCGGTCAAGGCGTCGAGTTGATCGATGTAAAAGTCAAGCAGCAGATCGCCTATGAAGACGCGGAAGTGCCGCCGGAGCAGGTGATTCCCAGCGATCAGGCCAAAAAGTTGCTCGTGGAAGGCAAAGGCGAAAAGATTCGCTATGTCGTCCAGAAAGGGGACACTCTTTGGAGCGTCGCCACCAAAAACGGCATGAGTTGGAATGAACTGCGCAAGGCGAACGCCCAACTGGTCAACGAGAACAAGCTGAAGATCGGCCAGGAGATCAACCTCACCCGGCCGGTTCACTACCTAAACGTCGTCAGCACATACAAGGTCGTCAAAGAAGAGAATGTGCCCTATCCGACGAAGGTCGAGAAGGATACATCGCTGAAGGTCGGCGCTGTGAAGGTCAAGCAGGAAGGCGTCAACGGCAAAAAGGTCGCCACCTACATTGTCAGCAAGGAAAACAACTATCAGTTTGACGAAGAACTGAAGGATGAAAAAACGCTGCAAGCCCCGGTCCAACGGATCGAGGCGCGCGGGGACCGTGTCATGGTCGCTTCCCGTGGCGGCAGCAGCTACAGCAGCGCCGGCGCCAGCTACAGCGGCGGCGGCAGCGGCACCCTGTCCTGGCCTGCCGGCGGACGTCGGATCACGTCGCCGTTCGGCTACCGGGGCCGCGAGTTCCACACCGGCATGGATATTGACGGCGAAACGGGCGATCCCGTGTACTCTGCCGCCGATGGTGTGGTCACCTTCGCCGGTTGGGCCGGTAGCTATGGCAAGTGCATCCTCGTCGACCACGGCGGGGTCACCACCCGCTATGCCCACCTCTCGCAGCTCTATGTCGGGGAAGGTCAGACGGTCAGCCGGGGCGCCAACATCGGCGCCATCGGCGCGACGGGACGCGCCTACGGCAGCCACCTGCACTTCGAGGTCATCGATGGCGGCGTGAAAAACCCCATGGCCTACCTGAAGTAA
- the trxB gene encoding thioredoxin-disulfide reductase, with protein MIDFPSVQTIAIVGLSDKAGRASRHVAEYLKEQGYRIIPVNPTATEILGERCYPDLAAIPADIEIDVVDVFRRSEEVLPIAQAAIARGAKILWLQEGVVHEEAAQLAESAGLTVIMDRCMLKEDQAWRKKDPKDIYDVLIIGAGPSGLTAGLYAARAGLRTGILEAVMPGGQAATTELIENYPGFDAPISGPELMMRFMAQAQRFGAELITEEVTRTALRGHLKRVETTSGVRYARAVIIATGAQPRRLGVNGEEDFHGRGVSYCATCDGAFFRGRKVIVAGGGNSAVEEALFLTKFATEVTIVHRRDQLRATKVLQDRAFQNPKIRFVWDTIIEEIAGDAAVEKVITRNRKTGEAGEIACDGVFVFIGHSPAADFLTDPLERTEEGYIAVDAHLATNLPGVFACGDVRNTVLRQVATAVGDGAVAAISAEKFLSGHG; from the coding sequence ATGATCGACTTTCCGTCGGTGCAGACCATCGCCATCGTGGGCTTGTCAGACAAAGCGGGCCGCGCCAGCCGTCATGTGGCCGAATACCTGAAGGAACAGGGATACCGGATCATTCCCGTCAACCCGACAGCGACAGAGATCCTCGGCGAAAGGTGCTATCCCGATCTTGCCGCTATCCCAGCGGACATCGAGATCGATGTGGTCGATGTGTTCCGCCGCTCCGAAGAGGTCCTGCCCATCGCCCAGGCGGCCATCGCCCGGGGGGCGAAAATCCTCTGGCTGCAGGAAGGCGTCGTCCACGAGGAAGCGGCCCAACTGGCGGAAAGCGCCGGCCTCACCGTCATCATGGACCGCTGTATGCTCAAGGAGGATCAGGCCTGGCGGAAAAAAGACCCGAAAGACATCTACGACGTGCTGATCATCGGCGCCGGCCCCTCGGGGCTGACGGCGGGCCTTTATGCGGCCCGGGCGGGACTGCGCACGGGCATCCTGGAAGCGGTCATGCCGGGCGGACAGGCGGCGACGACGGAACTGATCGAGAACTACCCCGGTTTTGACGCGCCCATCTCCGGCCCGGAACTGATGATGCGCTTCATGGCTCAGGCGCAGCGATTCGGCGCCGAACTGATCACGGAAGAAGTGACCCGGACGGCGCTGAGAGGCCACCTCAAGCGTGTCGAGACGACCAGCGGCGTCCGCTACGCCCGCGCCGTCATCATCGCCACCGGCGCTCAGCCGCGCCGCCTCGGCGTCAACGGCGAGGAAGACTTTCACGGGCGAGGCGTCTCCTACTGCGCCACCTGTGACGGCGCATTCTTCCGCGGACGCAAGGTGATCGTTGCCGGCGGCGGTAATTCCGCCGTCGAGGAGGCCCTGTTTTTGACCAAGTTTGCCACTGAGGTGACCATCGTCCACCGCCGCGACCAGTTGCGGGCGACAAAAGTCCTCCAGGATCGCGCCTTCCAGAATCCCAAAATCCGCTTCGTTTGGGATACGATCATCGAGGAGATCGCCGGCGACGCCGCTGTGGAAAAGGTGATCACCCGCAACCGCAAAACCGGCGAGGCCGGTGAGATCGCCTGTGACGGCGTCTTCGTCTTTATCGGCCACTCCCCGGCGGCGGACTTCCTCACAGACCCCTTGGAGCGGACGGAGGAGGGCTACATCGCTGTCGATGCCCACCTGGCCACCAACCTCCCCGGCGTCTTCGCCTGCGGCGATGTGCGCAACACGGTGTTGCGCCAGGTGGCCACGGCTGTCGGCGACGGCGCGGTGGCGGCCATCTCGGCAGAAAAGTTTCTTTCCGGACATGGTTGA